The following coding sequences lie in one Panicum virgatum strain AP13 chromosome 6N, P.virgatum_v5, whole genome shotgun sequence genomic window:
- the LOC120678056 gene encoding uncharacterized PE-PGRS family protein PE_PGRS54-like — protein sequence MSACSSVDVSKGLRCPASNLGGGAWAAGKQDGYQTARKGHRRGRAGGAGVEGGASAVQGRHTVRGRRAVGAAAVKGGRGAARGGGGRPKAGCAARVGVEGGSRGGGSATRAPRSRKKRRRSRARARAGRRRGRDWRAGRAPQVGVQGRARCGGPVAEVVGRSCSGGGCGMAAATTT from the coding sequence ATGTCGGCATGTAGTAGTGTTGACGTCAGCAAGGGCTTACGTTGCCCTGCGTCGAACCTGGGCGGCGGGGCGTGGGCGGCCGGCAAGCAGGACGGCTACCAAACCGCGCGGAAGGGGCACCGGCGGGGCAGGGCCGGCGGTGCGGGGGTGGAGGGCGGCGCGTCGGCGGTCCAGGGGCGGCACACTGtccgggggcggcgcgcggtcGGGGCGGCGGCCGTCAAGGGTGGCcggggggcggcgcggggcggtggTGGTCGACCGAAGGCGGGCTGCGCGGCGCGTGTCGGCGTCGAAGGGGGCTCCCGGGGCGGTGGGTCGGCGACGAGGGCGCCGCGGTCGAGGAAGAagcggcggcggtcgagggcgcgcgcgcgggccgggCGGCGTCGAGGCAGGGACTGGCGAGCGGGACGTGCGCCGCAGGTCGGCGTGCAGGGGCGCGCTCGGTGTGGAGGTCCAGTAGCGGAGGTCGTCGGGAGGTCCTGCAGCGGCGGTGGTtgcgggatggcggcggcgacgacgacgtga